The Cydia amplana chromosome 1, ilCydAmpl1.1, whole genome shotgun sequence DNA segment TACTTCTTCGATGCTGGacggttttgtttttgtgtcgtGGAGCGTCCTGCATTCTGTGAAGACTTCGTCTGGAATGGCTTCGGTTTGTATCTCACATTGGTGAATTGCCTCCGTGGATAATAGCCCACCTGTCTGGGTCTCGCAGGTGGGCCTCTCCAGTTTACCTGGTAGGGCTGATAGGAGTGATAGGGCTGTTGGTATGGTTGGTATGGCTTCTTAGCTGGTGGTCTTTCTGGTGCCTTAAGTGAAGCTGAAGCCTTCTTTATATTTTTGGCATCCTTAACTTGCTCGTTTAGTTTGAGACCATAAAGCCATTCGTCAGAATCTGTCGCTTCTAGGGTAGATCTAATGTCCTTATCAAGATTTGGTGTAATGAAAGACTTTCTTGCAACTGAGTGTTGATGAAATATATCTGTCATAATTTTTCCAGTGTCCCACAGATATTTCATGAGTTGCATGTGGTCAACTCCCTCTTCGGGGTTTTCCATTAACATTGATATAGCTGACCCGATTGAAATCAGGCCCGTACCCACACAATTTTGGGTGTCGGCAAAGTGCTGATCTCTCTTTTTAGCAATTTCTGTTAAGTGGCTCACTATCTCCATATTTATTTTGGGTGCTTCGGTGCGAAGAGGTCCTTCTCtagaatattttttgataagaCCCTTTCGAGTCTCCTCTGTTAGACCCTTTGTGATCCAATTAGTCCACTGTTTCTGGATAGTCTCATCAATATTTGTGGTTGCATTAGAGCAAGGTAATTCCTCTCCCATCATTTCTAGGAACTCCTGGTTCCAGTCTTGTGGAGCTTCAGTTGATTCTTGAATATTATCCTCGGGTGTAATAATATCAACGTCGGAGGAAGGGGAGAGTTGCAAGTTGCAATTATTTGTAGATTTGTCAGAGTCTTTATTAGATATCTCTggtatattttctttattagcCTCCACAACATCTGTAAatgaaaatatatgtataacacATATATATAACGTCTTACACTTGTAGTGACGCAATTCTTTTAAAAGTGAGTACTTTTTGTACAAAATGAACAGGTTCTTGTTGAACTTCGT contains these protein-coding regions:
- the LOC134662933 gene encoding uncharacterized protein LOC134662933, whose amino-acid sequence is MPKRSRSRSRDREDRKTCKKLKLMQEQIDNLTKCMTEFIQSQKKENNTPDVVEANKENIPEISNKDSDKSTNNCNLQLSPSSDVDIITPEDNIQESTEAPQDWNQEFLEMMGEELPCSNATTNIDETIQKQWTNWITKGLTEETRKGLIKKYSREGPLRTEAPKINMEIVSHLTEIAKKRDQHFADTQNCVGTGLISIGSAISMLMENPEEGVDHMQLMKYLWDTGKIMTDIFHQHSVARKSFITPNLDKDIRSTLEATDSDEWLYGLKLNEQVKDAKNIKKASASLKAPERPPAKKPYQPYQQPYHSYQPYQVNWRGPPARPRQVGYYPRRQFTNVRYKPKPFQTKSSQNAGRSTTQKQNRPASKK